Proteins from a genomic interval of Coleofasciculus sp. FACHB-T130:
- a CDS encoding PAS domain S-box protein, producing the protein MNEDKFSQQIILLQQHLAILHKYLLAIDSSPLQALILQQIVLATAAFEDFCFVLEDLLVAHEELSQSNERLAAMESDRQDMNQSRQFQVQYSKQRLQLLNEQLRATVEALAKSDRALENKNHDWLVVNEHLQSAIAQTKTTADSLEARNEDLQIKSEQLDTSNEELRLTTEKLRLSSNQVNQANAFLKSIFTSLPGGIVVLNQELNIQIWNPQAEDLWGLRSDEVQGQPFLNLKIGLPVEQLRQPIQSCLTGDLEYHEEILDAINRRGRTIQCKVTCMPLFILKKDIQGVIVLMQELHSAMPIL; encoded by the coding sequence ATGAATGAGGACAAGTTTTCCCAGCAGATAATCCTTCTACAACAACACTTGGCAATCCTGCACAAATATTTATTAGCCATTGATTCATCGCCCCTACAGGCATTAATCTTGCAGCAAATCGTGTTGGCGACGGCAGCGTTTGAGGACTTTTGCTTTGTCTTGGAAGACTTGCTGGTGGCGCACGAGGAGCTATCTCAATCCAACGAGCGTTTGGCAGCGATGGAGAGCGATCGCCAAGACATGAACCAATCTCGACAGTTCCAGGTGCAATACTCTAAACAGAGGCTACAACTTCTCAATGAGCAACTGCGAGCGACTGTCGAAGCATTAGCCAAGAGCGATCGCGCCTTAGAGAATAAAAACCACGACTGGCTTGTCGTCAACGAACACCTGCAAAGCGCGATCGCCCAAACTAAGACCACTGCTGATAGCTTAGAGGCGCGTAACGAAGATTTACAAATAAAATCAGAACAATTAGATACAAGTAACGAAGAGCTACGCCTAACAACAGAAAAACTGCGGCTGTCCAGCAACCAGGTTAACCAAGCCAACGCCTTTCTCAAATCTATTTTTACCAGCCTACCGGGCGGCATTGTCGTATTAAACCAAGAACTGAACATCCAAATCTGGAATCCTCAAGCTGAAGATTTGTGGGGACTGCGTAGCGATGAAGTCCAGGGACAGCCCTTTCTAAATTTAAAGATTGGCTTGCCGGTAGAGCAGCTTAGACAGCCGATTCAAAGCTGTTTAACCGGGGACTTGGAATACCACGAAGAAATACTAGATGCTATCAACCGGCGTGGGAGGACAATTCAGTGTAAAGTCACCTGTATGCCTCTATTTATTTTAAAAAAAGATATTCAGGGGGTGATTGTGTTAATGCAAGAATTGCACAGCGCTATGCCAATATTATAA
- a CDS encoding CheR family methyltransferase, producing the protein MDRSILNPEFEALLEYLKGSRGFDFTGYKRSSLMRRVLKRMQIVGLESYNDYMDYLEVYPEEFIHLFNTLLINVTAFFRDRSAWDYIIEEIVPTIAARKQINEPIRIWSAGCASGEEAYTIAMAFAEALGVEQFKERVKIYATELDEEALNLARQATYSAKDVADLAPEMVEKYFEECARGYNFRKDLRRSVIFGRHNLTIDAPISRIDLLVCRNTLMYFNAETQSKILSRFHFALNDSGFIFLGKAEMLLSHSHTFTPVDLKRRIFTKAHKIGIRERLLLMAQSGSEEAVNNLATHVRIREVAFDSSPTSQIVIDVNGFLVLVNERARAMFPLSPKDLGRPLQDLEISYRPLELRSCIDQAYAERRQITVRDVPWQTPKGETITLDVLVVPLVEVSNNLLGISISFIDVSRYKRLQDDLQQSNQELEMAYEELQSTNEELETTNEELQSSNEELETTNEELQSSNEELETMNEELQSTNEELQALNDEMHRRSEELNDANAFLESILGTLRGGIVVVGRDMHIQRWDRKAEELWGLGSDEIQGQHFLNLDIGLPVEQLKQPIRNCLAGENDLQEIILNATNRRGKAIECKVSCKPLLGKEGEIREVLLFMEEQEGVPE; encoded by the coding sequence ATGGATCGCTCAATCCTCAACCCTGAATTTGAAGCGCTGCTAGAGTATCTTAAAGGCAGCCGTGGCTTTGATTTTACTGGCTACAAACGTTCCTCTCTGATGCGTCGCGTCCTGAAAAGGATGCAGATAGTAGGACTGGAAAGCTACAACGATTATATGGATTACCTAGAAGTATATCCAGAAGAATTTATTCACCTGTTTAACACGTTGTTGATTAATGTAACTGCCTTCTTCCGCGATCGCTCAGCCTGGGATTACATTATTGAAGAAATCGTTCCCACCATTGCCGCCCGCAAACAAATCAACGAACCGATCCGCATCTGGAGTGCTGGCTGTGCCTCTGGAGAAGAAGCTTATACTATCGCGATGGCGTTCGCTGAAGCGCTGGGAGTAGAACAGTTCAAAGAACGGGTGAAAATTTATGCCACCGAGTTAGACGAGGAAGCCCTCAATCTAGCCCGCCAAGCGACCTATTCAGCGAAGGATGTCGCGGATCTGGCTCCGGAAATGGTAGAGAAGTACTTCGAGGAATGCGCTCGCGGCTATAACTTTCGCAAGGATCTGCGTCGCTCGGTGATTTTTGGGCGTCACAACTTGACGATTGATGCTCCCATCTCCCGCATTGACTTACTGGTGTGTCGCAACACTTTGATGTATTTCAATGCCGAAACTCAATCTAAAATCCTCTCCCGCTTTCACTTTGCCCTGAATGACAGTGGCTTTATCTTTTTAGGGAAGGCGGAGATGTTGCTCAGCCACAGCCACACTTTCACACCTGTGGATTTGAAGCGGCGTATCTTTACCAAAGCCCATAAAATAGGAATACGCGAACGGTTGTTGCTTATGGCTCAGTCTGGCAGCGAGGAGGCAGTGAACAATCTAGCCACTCATGTCCGCATTCGGGAAGTCGCCTTCGACAGCAGCCCGACATCCCAGATAGTGATAGATGTCAATGGCTTTTTAGTGCTGGTGAACGAACGTGCTAGGGCAATGTTTCCCTTGAGTCCGAAGGATCTGGGTCGCCCCTTGCAAGATTTAGAAATTTCTTATCGTCCCCTGGAATTACGCTCTTGTATCGATCAAGCCTATGCGGAGCGCCGACAGATTACTGTCAGGGATGTGCCGTGGCAAACTCCGAAAGGCGAAACGATTACTCTAGACGTGCTGGTGGTACCGCTCGTAGAGGTATCCAACAATCTTTTAGGCATCAGTATTTCCTTCATTGATGTCAGCCGCTACAAACGGCTACAGGACGATCTGCAACAATCCAACCAAGAACTGGAAATGGCTTATGAGGAACTCCAGTCTACGAATGAAGAGTTGGAAACGACGAACGAGGAACTCCAATCCTCTAACGAAGAGTTAGAGACGACAAATGAGGAACTCCAATCCTCTAACGAAGAGCTAGAAACCATGAACGAAGAGCTACAATCCACGAATGAGGAATTGCAGGCTCTTAACGATGAAATGCACCGCCGCAGCGAAGAACTCAACGACGCAAACGCCTTTTTAGAGTCGATTTTAGGCACTCTTCGGGGCGGCATCGTCGTAGTCGGGCGAGATATGCATATCCAGCGTTGGGATCGCAAAGCTGAGGAGTTGTGGGGACTGGGAAGCGATGAAATCCAAGGACAACACTTTCTAAATTTAGATATTGGCTTGCCAGTAGAGCAACTCAAACAGCCGATTCGCAACTGTCTAGCTGGGGAGAACGATTTACAAGAAATTATCCTCAATGCCACTAACCGACGCGGCAAGGCAATTGAGTGTAAAGTCTCTTGTAAACCTTTGTTAGGGAAGGAGGGAGAGATTCGAGAAGTGCTTTTATTCATGGAGGAGCAAGAAGGAGTTCCTGAATGA
- a CDS encoding chemotaxis protein CheB: protein MSGHDIIVLGASAGGVEALTQLVKALPPDLPAAIFVVIHFPAHSTSAMPSILNRCGSLKASHPKDGEAIQYGRIYVAPPNYHLLVKRGYIHLARGPKENGHRPAIDPLFRTAAQFYGRRVVGVVLSGNLDDGTAGLAAVKQRGGVAVVQDPNDALFPGMPRSAIENVEVDYILPLSAIAPTLVSLAQESVAAEEKEPVTDEMEMESESAELNMASIHKDDRPGTPSGFGCPDCGGALWELHDGQLLRFRCRTGHAYSGETLLAEQSEALETALWNAFRALEERAALSRRMHQGARDRNQTRSAKRFEEQAHEAQHNATIIRQLLLNGNGDKEKDTEVHPENGKQVEKGNWRKAGSNPETEENSHPLITFPIVAVAASAGGIKAITELISGLPKDFPAAIAIVQHLDPKHPSLLAEILNRRTSLPVKQAEPREQMRPGTIYIAPPNHHLLIDPDATLSLTQTKLVHFVRPSADLLFESIAASFKERAIAVVLTGTGKDGATGIRAIKQMGGIAIAQDRESSQYFGMPGAAIETGAVDWILPLNEIAATLVNLVNS, encoded by the coding sequence ATGTCTGGTCACGATATTATCGTCCTCGGTGCCTCTGCCGGCGGGGTAGAAGCGCTGACTCAACTGGTCAAGGCTTTGCCGCCGGATTTGCCAGCTGCAATCTTTGTCGTCATACACTTCCCTGCCCACAGCACCAGCGCCATGCCAAGTATCCTGAATCGCTGCGGCTCTTTGAAAGCATCTCATCCCAAGGACGGCGAGGCGATTCAATATGGGCGGATTTATGTGGCACCCCCCAATTACCATTTATTAGTTAAACGCGGATACATCCACCTGGCTCGTGGTCCTAAGGAGAACGGTCACAGACCCGCCATCGATCCCCTATTTCGCACGGCAGCCCAGTTCTATGGACGGCGAGTGGTGGGTGTGGTGCTATCGGGCAATCTTGACGACGGGACGGCGGGACTCGCAGCGGTGAAGCAGCGAGGCGGTGTCGCAGTGGTTCAAGATCCCAACGACGCCTTGTTTCCCGGAATGCCCCGTAGCGCTATCGAGAACGTAGAAGTCGATTATATTTTGCCTTTGTCAGCGATCGCTCCTACCCTGGTAAGCTTGGCTCAAGAGTCAGTGGCAGCCGAGGAAAAAGAGCCTGTAACTGATGAGATGGAAATGGAATCCGAGAGCGCAGAATTAAATATGGCTTCCATACACAAAGATGACAGACCCGGAACGCCCTCCGGCTTCGGCTGTCCAGATTGCGGGGGTGCCCTGTGGGAACTGCACGACGGTCAGTTGCTTCGGTTCCGCTGCCGCACGGGTCACGCCTATTCCGGCGAGACTCTGCTGGCAGAGCAATCTGAGGCACTAGAGACGGCACTGTGGAATGCGTTTAGGGCACTAGAAGAACGTGCCGCTTTGTCCCGTCGGATGCATCAAGGGGCACGCGATCGCAACCAAACTCGGTCAGCCAAACGCTTTGAAGAGCAGGCGCACGAAGCTCAGCACAACGCTACCATCATCCGGCAACTGCTTTTAAATGGCAATGGGGACAAAGAGAAAGATACCGAGGTACACCCGGAAAATGGGAAGCAGGTAGAAAAGGGGAATTGGAGAAAAGCAGGATCGAACCCAGAAACCGAAGAAAATTCTCACCCTTTGATTACCTTTCCCATCGTGGCAGTGGCAGCGTCTGCCGGTGGGATAAAAGCCATCACCGAGTTGATTTCTGGCTTGCCAAAAGACTTTCCGGCAGCGATCGCCATCGTCCAGCACCTAGACCCCAAACACCCCAGCCTACTCGCAGAAATCCTGAATCGTCGCACGTCTCTACCCGTCAAGCAGGCAGAACCAAGAGAGCAAATGCGTCCGGGGACAATCTATATCGCGCCGCCGAATCATCACCTGCTGATCGACCCAGACGCCACTCTCTCCCTCACCCAGACGAAACTGGTGCATTTTGTCCGTCCCTCCGCTGATCTACTCTTTGAATCAATCGCGGCGAGTTTTAAAGAACGAGCGATCGCGGTTGTCCTCACCGGGACGGGTAAGGATGGTGCAACCGGCATCAGAGCGATTAAACAAATGGGCGGAATCGCGATCGCGCAAGATCGGGAATCTTCGCAGTATTTTGGGATGCCGGGAGCCGCAATTGAAACTGGAGCAGTCGATTGGATACTCCCCTTAAATGAAATTGCTGCTACTTTGGTGAATCTGGTAAATAGCTAA
- a CDS encoding ATP-binding protein encodes MEEKLKILVVDDDEVDRMAVRRSLKTAGVQMELVETSDCQGAIATLHSDHFDCVFLDYRLPDGDGLTLVQNIRSSGFKIPLVVLTGQGDEQTAVELMKAGASDYISKGKVSPESLSRSLHNALRLYRAERQASEANQLLKESEERYRFVLEGSNDGIWDWDITTNTVYWNDRCFEISGLSREEFVGNYQALCQLLHPEDRYRIVQSIRDHLEHQVECNVEFKLLHASGHYRYCIARGKAQRDGNGKPFRMSGIISDITERKRALENQRFLAEASAVLSASLDYKTTLENLAQLAVPHLADVCIVDILAADGSIHRMGTAYANPSPEKLVQEVLHLFPPDPDGEHPASIVLRTGKPKFAVEIDDEMLVAATRNAEHLQIVRELGFQSYMVVPLLVRDRTLGAISLVSTQEKRRYDAMDLALAEELARRAALSVENGKLYREAQAATENLRKAIIILGEQQQQLRTLQQLTNLLNQRLSDLPGLLRVMVQAVCDAIAGAQFCFIMLQNPQCNRLVLTVTAGIGTEKLRLEDGFSSGEGLLSQVFLTGISQLIEGEQAAFLHSTSDTVKPSELPASLYVVAIESAQAGRLGVLAIGNWENSHAFDEEDRYLLAAVGEQAAIAINNARLINALEEREERLALQNEILAQQNKELENLSTQIQLQNLQLMEAARLKSQFLATMSHELRTPMNAVIGFSQLLLRQRQNQLSPQQLDMVDRILSNGKHLLTLINDILDLSKIEAGRLELKLEEFNLPVLVRTTAEELRSLASEKHLELQVEANLQNPQILNDSARLRQILVNLLSNAIKFTDTGSVCIKVQEISPDQVLLSVQDTGIGIAEENLKHIFEEFRQVDQSLAKKYPGTGLGLAITHSLVQLMHGKISVESHLGHGSTFNVKFPRRVSI; translated from the coding sequence ATGGAAGAAAAGTTAAAAATCCTGGTAGTCGATGATGATGAAGTAGACCGGATGGCGGTTCGCCGGTCGCTCAAAACGGCTGGCGTGCAAATGGAATTAGTAGAAACCAGCGACTGCCAAGGAGCGATCGCTACTTTACACAGCGACCATTTTGACTGTGTCTTCCTCGACTATCGCTTGCCTGACGGGGATGGACTCACCCTCGTTCAAAATATCCGCTCGTCTGGTTTTAAAATCCCCTTGGTCGTCTTGACGGGTCAGGGAGACGAACAAACTGCCGTCGAACTGATGAAAGCCGGAGCATCCGACTATATTTCTAAAGGCAAAGTTTCTCCAGAAAGTCTCTCTCGCAGCCTGCACAATGCGCTTCGCCTCTATCGAGCGGAAAGACAGGCATCAGAAGCCAACCAATTACTCAAAGAAAGCGAAGAACGCTATCGATTTGTTCTAGAGGGATCGAACGACGGAATTTGGGACTGGGATATCACCACCAATACAGTTTATTGGAATGACCGCTGTTTTGAAATCAGCGGCTTGTCCCGTGAAGAATTTGTCGGCAATTACCAGGCATTATGCCAACTTTTGCATCCAGAAGATCGATATCGCATCGTCCAGAGCATCCGCGATCACCTGGAGCATCAAGTTGAATGTAATGTGGAATTTAAGCTGTTGCACGCTTCTGGGCATTATCGTTACTGCATTGCCAGAGGCAAAGCGCAGCGAGATGGGAACGGCAAGCCTTTCCGGATGTCTGGAATTATTAGCGATATTACAGAGCGTAAGCGGGCATTAGAAAACCAGCGATTTCTGGCAGAAGCGAGTGCTGTCCTTTCAGCTTCTCTAGATTACAAAACAACCCTGGAGAATCTGGCTCAATTGGCAGTGCCCCACTTAGCCGACGTGTGCATAGTAGATATTCTGGCAGCGGACGGCTCAATTCATCGGATGGGGACGGCTTATGCAAACCCCTCTCCAGAGAAGTTGGTGCAAGAGGTGCTGCATCTGTTCCCCCCCGACCCGGATGGAGAACACCCCGCAAGCATTGTATTACGCACGGGCAAACCAAAATTTGCCGTTGAAATTGACGACGAAATGCTCGTAGCTGCGACCCGCAATGCCGAACATCTGCAAATCGTTCGGGAGCTGGGCTTTCAGTCTTACATGGTGGTGCCCCTGTTGGTGCGCGATCGCACGTTGGGGGCAATTTCCTTGGTGTCCACTCAAGAGAAACGCCGCTACGATGCGATGGACTTGGCTCTGGCAGAGGAACTTGCCCGTCGTGCTGCCTTATCGGTCGAAAATGGAAAATTATACCGGGAAGCGCAAGCGGCGACTGAGAACTTACGCAAGGCGATCATTATTCTGGGAGAACAACAGCAACAACTCCGGACACTCCAGCAGCTGACAAATTTACTGAACCAGCGCCTGAGTGACTTACCCGGTTTGTTACGGGTGATGGTTCAAGCGGTTTGCGATGCGATCGCGGGTGCCCAGTTTTGCTTTATCATGCTGCAAAACCCCCAGTGCAATCGCCTGGTCTTGACGGTGACGGCGGGAATCGGTACGGAAAAATTGCGCCTGGAAGATGGTTTTAGTTCGGGGGAAGGATTGCTTTCTCAGGTGTTTTTGACTGGGATTTCTCAGCTTATCGAAGGGGAACAAGCCGCTTTCCTCCACTCGACATCCGACACCGTAAAGCCCTCAGAGTTGCCAGCTTCACTTTATGTGGTGGCGATTGAGTCCGCGCAAGCGGGACGGTTGGGCGTGCTGGCAATCGGTAATTGGGAAAATTCTCATGCGTTTGACGAAGAAGACCGATATCTGCTGGCGGCGGTGGGAGAACAAGCCGCGATCGCGATTAATAATGCCCGTCTGATCAATGCTTTAGAAGAACGAGAGGAACGCTTAGCTTTACAAAACGAAATCCTGGCTCAGCAAAACAAGGAACTCGAAAATCTTTCCACGCAAATTCAACTTCAGAATCTGCAATTGATGGAAGCAGCGCGGTTGAAATCGCAGTTTCTCGCCACCATGTCCCACGAACTGCGGACGCCGATGAATGCCGTGATCGGCTTTTCTCAACTGCTGTTGCGCCAGCGGCAAAATCAGCTTAGCCCGCAACAATTGGACATGGTAGATCGCATCCTCAGCAATGGGAAACACCTGCTAACGCTGATTAATGACATCCTTGACCTCTCAAAAATTGAAGCCGGAAGATTGGAACTCAAACTGGAAGAATTTAATCTGCCAGTGCTAGTGAGAACAACCGCAGAAGAATTGCGATCGCTTGCTTCAGAAAAGCATTTGGAGCTGCAAGTCGAGGCAAATTTACAAAACCCTCAGATATTGAATGATAGCGCTCGGCTGCGGCAGATTTTGGTAAATCTTCTCTCCAATGCGATTAAATTCACTGACACCGGAAGTGTGTGCATCAAAGTACAAGAAATTTCCCCGGATCAAGTGTTACTTAGCGTTCAAGATACCGGAATTGGAATTGCTGAGGAAAACTTAAAGCATATTTTTGAAGAATTTCGGCAAGTCGATCAGTCCCTCGCCAAAAAATATCCGGGTACGGGTTTAGGGCTTGCCATCACTCACTCATTAGTGCAATTAATGCATGGAAAAATATCAGTGGAAAGTCATTTAGGTCACGGATCTACCTTCAATGTAAAATTTCCCCGCCGAGTCAGTATTTAG
- a CDS encoding response regulator, whose translation MVDKMTNLLLVDDDEVDVMTVKRAFKKNNIQNPFYVANNGLEALAMLRGTDDSTKVPRERRLVLLDLNMPKMGGIEFLRELRADPELKAIPVIVLTTSNEDKDKVEAYNLNVAGYIVKPVTFAKFVEVVATLNQYWMLSEMP comes from the coding sequence ATGGTAGATAAGATGACAAACCTTTTGCTAGTTGATGACGACGAAGTTGATGTGATGACCGTAAAACGGGCATTCAAAAAAAATAATATTCAAAATCCCTTCTATGTTGCCAATAACGGGCTAGAAGCACTAGCTATGTTGCGGGGGACTGACGATTCAACAAAGGTTCCGCGAGAGCGGCGGCTGGTCTTACTCGACTTGAATATGCCCAAAATGGGTGGAATTGAATTTTTGCGTGAATTGCGGGCAGACCCAGAACTCAAAGCAATTCCAGTGATTGTACTAACGACTTCCAATGAAGATAAAGACAAGGTGGAAGCCTACAATCTCAATGTAGCGGGTTATATTGTCAAACCCGTAACATTTGCTAAATTCGTGGAGGTAGTGGCAACGCTCAATCAATATTGGATGCTTAGTGAAATGCCCTAA
- a CDS encoding PAS domain-containing protein has translation MKLLPGVGFQVMRYGIALLAVTLALLIKLILNILTGGKETPFLILFAAILVGIWYGGTKLGLWSAVLAAFANVKKYSEAGSPSENSVLETRLSSAVSNYPQMSLKTPDRSRDRSWEEMLSDRGFLQPTPTASGDELHKLNFHLENSPLALIEWDSNFRVARWSREAEALFGWGSAEVTGKHPQEWQFIYPEDVAAVNDEIGRLLKGSEGRSVSQNRNYTKDGSIVYCEWYNSALLDESGRLMSVLSLVLDVTSRQQTQAALHTSEERLRLSLDAGRMGIWDWNILTGELTWSETLERMHGLLPGTFAGTFAAFLEVVHPEDRDSLKKAIAQSVEQKTDFELEFRIVWPDSSIHWISGKGQVLCDETGKAIRTIGVGTDISESHRHATLRQRINEQQHFLGEATTLLTSSLDYQTTLETLAHLAVPQLADWCSIDMLDENQTIRRLAVVHQDPSKVDWAYQLQERYPPDPDEAYGLPNVLRTGQAELYAEIPDSLLVEAARDPEHLEILRQIGFTSAMVVPLVARGRTLGAITFTSAESGRRYGQADLTFACELARRAALAVDNAGLFKTLQQELAERQRTEAALRESEERFRTMADSAPVLLWVADRDGRCHFFNQRWLSFRGRTLEEELDKGWAEGVHPEDLPRCLDTYRAASHVQKNFQMEYRLLRADGQYRWVLDTGTPRFLADGSFAGYIGSCIDITERKFAEEALRDRAAELARLSNILTKTNAALEKRNAELDHFAYIVSHDLKAPLRAIANLSTWIEEDLLDFLNPETQENMNLLRGRVHRMEALINGLLQYSRVGRVKTFVDIVDVDTLLAEVINTLAPPPTFAITIQPGMPTFHTERLPLEQVFANLLSNCFKHHPRLDGSATISVQDKETFYEFAVADDGCGIAPEYHEKIFVMFQTLEARDKVENTGVGLAIVKKIIENKGGTIRLESQVNQGSTFYFTWPKQPSSNNSLFV, from the coding sequence ATGAAACTTTTGCCAGGGGTAGGCTTCCAGGTAATGCGTTACGGTATCGCTCTATTAGCGGTGACACTAGCACTGCTAATTAAACTGATTCTAAACATTCTAACTGGTGGAAAAGAAACTCCTTTTCTAATACTTTTTGCTGCCATATTGGTGGGCATCTGGTACGGTGGCACGAAACTCGGTCTGTGGAGCGCTGTTTTAGCGGCTTTCGCCAATGTAAAAAAGTACTCAGAGGCGGGAAGCCCAAGCGAAAATTCCGTTTTGGAAACGAGGCTGAGTAGTGCTGTTAGCAATTATCCTCAGATGTCTCTAAAAACGCCAGACCGAAGCCGCGATCGCTCCTGGGAGGAAATGCTCAGCGATCGCGGCTTCTTACAGCCAACTCCAACGGCATCGGGAGATGAACTGCACAAACTCAATTTCCATCTAGAAAACTCACCCTTAGCGCTCATCGAGTGGGACAGCAACTTTCGAGTGGCGAGGTGGTCGCGGGAAGCTGAAGCGCTCTTCGGATGGGGAAGCGCCGAAGTAACGGGTAAACATCCTCAGGAATGGCAATTTATCTACCCTGAAGATGTAGCAGCAGTCAATGATGAGATCGGACGGTTGCTCAAAGGCAGCGAAGGGCGCAGCGTGTCCCAAAACCGTAACTATACAAAAGATGGCTCGATTGTCTACTGCGAGTGGTACAACTCTGCTTTGCTAGATGAATCGGGTCGCTTGATGTCAGTGTTATCTCTGGTTCTGGATGTTACCAGTCGGCAGCAAACGCAAGCAGCGCTACATACGAGCGAGGAGCGACTGCGATTGTCCCTGGACGCAGGACGGATGGGGATCTGGGACTGGAATATCCTCACCGGGGAGCTGACGTGGTCAGAGACTCTAGAACGCATGCACGGTTTACTTCCCGGAACTTTTGCCGGTACGTTTGCCGCCTTCCTAGAAGTCGTGCATCCAGAGGATCGGGATTCCTTGAAAAAGGCGATCGCTCAGTCAGTCGAGCAGAAGACTGATTTTGAGCTTGAATTTCGCATCGTTTGGCCTGACAGTAGCATCCACTGGATCTCTGGAAAAGGTCAGGTTTTGTGCGACGAAACCGGCAAGGCGATACGCACGATTGGGGTGGGTACGGACATCAGCGAAAGCCATCGGCACGCTACGCTACGCCAGCGAATTAACGAACAACAGCACTTTTTGGGTGAAGCGACGACCCTCCTGACTAGCTCCCTTGACTATCAAACTACCTTAGAAACCCTGGCTCATCTAGCAGTTCCCCAGCTAGCTGACTGGTGTTCTATCGATATGCTCGACGAAAATCAAACAATTCGCCGACTGGCAGTTGTCCATCAAGACCCATCGAAGGTCGATTGGGCTTACCAATTGCAGGAGCGCTACCCGCCCGATCCCGATGAAGCTTATGGTCTCCCCAACGTTTTACGCACGGGTCAGGCGGAGTTATACGCGGAGATTCCCGACTCCCTCCTGGTAGAGGCGGCTCGCGATCCCGAACACCTAGAAATCTTGAGACAGATAGGCTTTACATCGGCAATGGTGGTGCCCCTGGTAGCTCGCGGACGCACCTTGGGGGCAATTACCTTTACCTCAGCCGAGTCGGGTCGTCGCTACGGTCAGGCTGACCTGACCTTTGCCTGCGAACTTGCCCGTCGCGCCGCTTTAGCTGTTGACAACGCGGGTCTGTTTAAAACGCTGCAACAAGAACTCGCAGAGCGTCAGCGAACGGAGGCGGCATTGCGGGAGAGCGAAGAACGCTTCCGCACGATGGCAGATAGTGCCCCCGTCTTGTTATGGGTGGCAGATCGGGATGGGCGATGTCATTTCTTCAATCAGCGTTGGCTGAGCTTCCGAGGGCGAACCTTGGAGGAAGAACTCGACAAAGGTTGGGCAGAAGGCGTGCATCCAGAGGATTTGCCGCGCTGTTTGGATACTTATCGGGCGGCTTCTCATGTCCAAAAAAATTTCCAAATGGAGTACCGTCTGTTGCGGGCAGATGGGCAGTATCGCTGGGTTTTAGATACCGGAACGCCACGATTTTTGGCGGATGGAAGTTTTGCGGGTTATATTGGCTCGTGTATTGACATTACTGAGCGAAAATTTGCCGAAGAAGCTTTGCGCGATCGCGCGGCGGAATTAGCCCGTCTGAGTAACATCCTCACTAAAACTAACGCCGCTTTAGAAAAACGCAACGCCGAACTCGACCACTTCGCTTATATTGTTTCCCACGATCTCAAAGCACCTCTGAGAGCGATCGCTAACCTCTCCACTTGGATTGAAGAAGACCTACTCGACTTTCTAAATCCGGAAACCCAGGAGAATATGAATCTACTGCGGGGGCGCGTTCATCGGATGGAAGCTCTAATCAACGGTCTTTTGCAGTATTCTCGTGTGGGGCGGGTCAAGACCTTTGTAGATATTGTGGACGTTGACACCTTACTGGCAGAAGTTATCAACACGCTTGCACCTCCACCCACGTTCGCTATCACCATCCAGCCCGGAATGCCTACCTTCCACACCGAGCGCTTGCCCTTAGAACAAGTGTTTGCAAATCTGCTCAGCAATTGCTTCAAACACCACCCTCGGTTGGATGGAAGCGCGACTATATCAGTACAAGATAAAGAAACATTCTATGAATTTGCCGTGGCAGATGATGGGTGTGGGATCGCTCCTGAATATCATGAAAAAATTTTTGTCATGTTTCAAACTCTGGAGGCACGAGATAAGGTAGAAAACACCGGCGTGGGACTCGCCATCGTTAAGAAAATCATCGAAAACAAAGGAGGAACCATTCGCCTAGAATCTCAAGTCAATCAAGGGTCAACTTTCTACTTTACCTGGCCCAAACAACCCAGTAGTAACAATTCGCTTTTTGTCTAG